A region from the Nocardioides exalbidus genome encodes:
- the rpsJ gene encoding 30S ribosomal protein S10 — protein sequence MAGQKIRIRLKAYDHEVIDTSARKIVDTVTRTGAKVAGPVPLPTEKNVYCVIRSPHKYKDSREHFEMRTHKRLIDIIDPTPKTVDSLMRLDLPAGVDIEIKL from the coding sequence ATGGCGGGACAGAAGATCCGCATCAGGCTCAAGGCCTATGACCACGAGGTGATCGACACCTCGGCGCGGAAGATCGTGGACACCGTCACCCGCACGGGTGCGAAGGTCGCCGGCCCTGTGCCGCTGCCGACCGAGAAGAACGTGTACTGCGTCATCCGCTCGCCCCACAAGTACAAGGACTCCCGCGAGCACTTCGAGATGCGCACCCACAAGCGCCTCATCGACATCATCGACCCGACGCCGAAGACCGTCGACTCGCTGATGCGTCTCGACCTGCCTGCCGGTGTCGACATCGAGATCAAGCTCTGA
- the rplC gene encoding 50S ribosomal protein L3: MTFERNVKGLLGTKLGMTQLWDENNKVVPVTVIAASTNVVTQVRQPEVDGYNAIQVGFGEIEARKVNSPEAGHFSKAGVTPRRHVAEIRTADAATYTVGQEITVETFAAGEEIDVTGTSKGKGFAGTMKRHGFSGVSASHGAHRNHRKPGSIGACATPGRVFKGTRMSGRMGNDTVTTQNLTVHAVDADKGLILIKGAVPGPKNGLVVLRSAAKKTQEA; the protein is encoded by the coding sequence ATGACTTTCGAACGCAACGTGAAGGGGCTGCTGGGCACCAAGCTCGGCATGACCCAGCTCTGGGACGAGAACAACAAGGTCGTCCCCGTGACCGTGATCGCCGCGAGCACCAACGTGGTCACCCAGGTCCGCCAGCCCGAGGTGGACGGCTACAACGCCATCCAGGTCGGCTTCGGCGAGATCGAGGCCCGTAAGGTCAACTCGCCCGAGGCGGGTCACTTCTCCAAGGCCGGTGTCACGCCGCGTCGCCACGTCGCGGAGATCCGCACGGCCGACGCCGCGACCTACACCGTGGGCCAGGAGATCACCGTGGAGACCTTCGCCGCCGGCGAGGAGATCGACGTGACCGGCACCAGCAAGGGCAAGGGCTTCGCCGGAACCATGAAGCGTCACGGCTTCTCCGGTGTCTCCGCCTCGCACGGTGCCCACCGCAACCACCGCAAGCCGGGCTCCATCGGTGCCTGCGCCACGCCGGGTCGCGTGTTCAAGGGCACCCGCATGTCGGGCCGCATGGGCAACGACACGGTCACCACCCAGAACCTGACGGTGCACGCCGTCGACGCCGACAAGGGCCTGATCCTGATCAAGGGCGCCGTTCCCGGCCCCAAGAACGGTCTCGTGGTCCTCCGCTCGGCCGCCAAGAAGACGCAGGAGGCCTGA
- the rplD gene encoding 50S ribosomal protein L4, whose amino-acid sequence MAVKTVKVDLPAEIFDVEVNIPLIHQVVVAQQAAARQGTHSTKRRGEVRGGGKKPYKQKGTGRARQGSTRAPQFAGGGIVHGPKPRDYDQRTPKKMKAAALRGALSDRARNDRVHVVESLVSGDKPSTKAALATLTSLSDRVGYLVVLERSDAITWLSLRNAPEVHIVAVDQLNTYDVIASDDVVFTQGAYDAFVNGTSAGTAAAPATKAEKPAATTEAPAEVKAFADVPAADEAAADEAPALPQGAKAPLKSGKAPKGYEVKGNADSGLYHEPDGQWYDATEAEFWFKSAEDAEAAGFTRAGGAKEDDK is encoded by the coding sequence ATGGCTGTCAAGACCGTCAAGGTCGACCTCCCCGCCGAGATCTTCGACGTCGAGGTCAACATCCCCCTGATCCACCAGGTCGTCGTGGCCCAGCAGGCCGCGGCCCGCCAGGGCACGCACTCGACCAAGCGTCGCGGCGAGGTCCGCGGCGGTGGCAAGAAGCCCTACAAGCAGAAGGGCACCGGTCGTGCCCGCCAGGGCTCGACCCGCGCGCCGCAGTTCGCCGGTGGTGGCATCGTGCACGGCCCCAAGCCGCGCGACTACGACCAGCGCACGCCGAAGAAGATGAAGGCCGCCGCCCTGCGCGGTGCCCTGTCCGACCGGGCGCGCAACGACCGCGTGCACGTGGTCGAGTCCCTGGTGTCGGGCGACAAGCCCTCCACCAAGGCCGCCCTCGCCACGCTGACGTCGCTGAGCGACCGCGTGGGCTACCTCGTGGTGCTCGAGCGCTCCGACGCGATCACCTGGCTCTCGCTGCGCAACGCGCCCGAGGTCCACATCGTCGCCGTCGACCAGCTCAACACCTACGACGTCATCGCCTCCGACGACGTGGTCTTCACGCAGGGCGCCTACGACGCCTTCGTGAACGGCACGAGCGCCGGCACCGCTGCTGCCCCGGCCACCAAGGCCGAGAAGCCCGCCGCGACCACCGAGGCCCCGGCCGAGGTCAAGGCGTTCGCCGACGTCCCGGCTGCCGACGAGGCCGCCGCCGACGAGGCGCCCGCCCTGCCCCAGGGTGCCAAGGCCCCGCTCAAGAGCGGCAAGGCCCCCAAGGGCTACGAGGTCAAGGGCAACGCCGACTCCGGTCTCTACCACGAGCCCGACGGCCAGTGGTACGACGCCACCGAGGCGGAGTTCTGGTTCAAGAGCGCCGAGGACGCCGAGGCCGCTGGCTTCACGCGCGCCGGTGGTGCGAAGGAGGACGACAAGTGA
- the rplW gene encoding 50S ribosomal protein L23, with translation MSTLHKDHRDILIAPVVSEKSYGLLDANKYTFIVRPDANKTEIKIAVEKVFDVKVTSVNTINRQGKTRRTRYGLGKRPNTKRAIVSLAEGHRIDIFGGPVS, from the coding sequence GTGAGCACCCTGCACAAGGACCACCGCGACATCCTGATCGCGCCGGTCGTGTCGGAGAAGAGCTACGGCCTGCTCGACGCGAACAAGTACACCTTCATCGTCCGCCCGGACGCCAACAAGACCGAGATCAAGATCGCGGTCGAGAAGGTCTTCGACGTCAAGGTCACCTCGGTCAACACGATCAACCGCCAGGGCAAGACGCGCCGCACCCGCTACGGCCTGGGCAAGCGTCCGAACACCAAGCGCGCGATCGTCAGCCTCGCCGAGGGTCACCGCATCGACATCTTCGGAGGTCCGGTCTCCTGA
- the rplB gene encoding 50S ribosomal protein L2 produces the protein MAIRKYKPTTPGRRGSSVADFVEITRTTPEKSLTRPLPKNGGRNNQGRITTRHKGGGHKRAYRIIDFRRYDKDGVPAKVAHIEYDPNRTARIALLHYADGEKRYIVAPKGLEQGTPVESGPNADIKPGNNLPLRNIPVGTTIHCVELRPGGGAKIARSAGNSAQLVAREGSRATLRMPSGEMRFVDVRCRATIGEVGNAEQSNINWGKAGRMRWKGVRPTVRGVVMNPVDHPHGGGEGKTSGGRHPVSPWGQKEGRTRKRKASDSQIIRRRKSGKGRK, from the coding sequence ATGGCAATCCGCAAGTACAAGCCGACCACCCCGGGCCGTCGTGGCTCGTCCGTGGCCGACTTCGTCGAGATCACCCGGACCACGCCGGAGAAGTCGCTGACGCGCCCGCTGCCCAAGAACGGTGGCCGCAACAACCAGGGACGCATCACCACCCGCCACAAGGGTGGTGGCCACAAGCGTGCCTACCGCATCATCGACTTCCGTCGCTACGACAAGGACGGCGTGCCGGCCAAGGTCGCTCACATCGAGTACGACCCCAACCGCACCGCCCGCATCGCGCTGCTGCACTACGCCGACGGCGAGAAGCGCTACATCGTCGCCCCCAAGGGCCTCGAGCAGGGCACGCCGGTCGAGTCCGGCCCGAACGCCGACATCAAGCCCGGCAACAACCTGCCGCTGCGCAACATCCCCGTCGGCACCACGATCCACTGCGTGGAGCTCCGTCCGGGCGGCGGCGCCAAGATCGCCCGCTCGGCCGGCAACTCCGCCCAGCTCGTGGCCCGCGAGGGAAGCCGCGCGACGCTCCGCATGCCCTCGGGCGAGATGCGCTTCGTCGACGTGCGCTGCCGCGCGACCATCGGCGAGGTCGGCAACGCCGAGCAGTCCAACATCAACTGGGGCAAGGCCGGCCGCATGCGGTGGAAGGGCGTCCGCCCGACCGTCCGCGGTGTCGTCATGAACCCGGTCGACCACCCGCACGGTGGTGGTGAGGGCAAGACGTCCGGTGGTCGCCACCCCGTCTCGCCCTGGGGCCAGAAGGAAGGCCGTACGCGCAAGCGCAAGGCGTCCGACTCCCAGATCATCCGTCGTCGCAAGTCCGGCAAGGGTAGGAAGTAA
- the rpsS gene encoding 30S ribosomal protein S19, with product MPRSLKKGPFVDDHLQKKVDAENEKGSHNVIKTWSRRSMIVPDMIGHTIAVHDGRKHVPVFVTDSMVGHKLGEFAPTRTYRGHVKEDRKGRRR from the coding sequence ATGCCTCGCAGCCTGAAGAAGGGCCCCTTCGTCGACGACCACCTTCAGAAGAAGGTGGACGCCGAGAACGAGAAGGGCAGCCACAACGTCATCAAGACCTGGTCGCGCCGGTCGATGATCGTGCCCGACATGATCGGTCACACCATCGCCGTGCACGACGGTCGCAAGCACGTCCCGGTCTTCGTGACCGACTCCATGGTCGGCCACAAGCTCGGGGAGTTCGCCCCCACCCGCACCTACCGCGGACACGTCAAGGAAGACCGGAAGGGACGCCGTCGATGA
- the rplV gene encoding 50S ribosomal protein L22, translating to MSTTERSRTSARRESLLGDQPGAFASARYVRITPMKARRVVDMVRGLPVDEALTLLQFAPQAASETVYKVLESAVANAETTEGLNRADLVLSVAMVDEGPTMKRWRPRAQGRATRINKRTSHITLAVQPADALTTKNGKGA from the coding sequence ATGAGCACCACCGAGCGCAGCCGCACCAGTGCGCGCCGCGAGTCGCTGCTCGGCGACCAGCCGGGCGCGTTCGCCAGCGCACGCTACGTGCGGATCACCCCGATGAAGGCCCGCCGTGTCGTCGACATGGTCCGCGGGCTCCCGGTCGACGAGGCCCTCACCCTGCTGCAGTTCGCGCCGCAGGCCGCCTCCGAGACCGTCTACAAGGTGCTGGAGAGCGCCGTCGCCAACGCCGAGACGACCGAGGGCCTCAACCGGGCCGACCTGGTCCTCTCCGTCGCGATGGTCGACGAGGGCCCGACGATGAAGCGTTGGCGTCCGCGTGCCCAGGGCCGTGCCACCCGCATCAACAAGCGCACCAGCCACATCACCCTCGCGGTGCAGCCGGCCGACGCGCTCACCACGAAGAACGGAAAGGGTGCCTGA
- the rpsC gene encoding 30S ribosomal protein S3: MGQKINPNGFRLGISTDHKSRWYADKLYKSYVGEDVAIRKLLSKGMERAGISKVEIERTRDRVRVDIHTARPGIVIGRRGAEADRIRGELEKLTGKQVQLNILEVKQPEIDAQLVAQGVAEQLAGRVQFRRAMRKAMQTSMRSGAKGIRIQCSGRLNGAEMSRTEFYREGRVPLHTLRADIDYGFYEAKTTFGRIGVKVWIYKGEVAGTRAERQAQQAARAGAPGRGGRPNTRGGERPSRGSRGDRAPRAESSEAPAEAAPNAGSEA; encoded by the coding sequence ATGGGCCAGAAGATCAACCCGAACGGCTTCCGCCTGGGCATCTCGACCGACCACAAGAGCCGTTGGTACGCCGACAAGCTCTACAAGTCGTACGTCGGCGAGGACGTCGCCATCCGCAAGCTGCTCTCCAAGGGCATGGAGCGGGCCGGCATCTCCAAGGTCGAGATCGAGCGCACGCGTGACCGCGTCCGTGTGGACATCCACACCGCGCGTCCCGGCATCGTCATCGGTCGCCGTGGCGCCGAGGCCGACCGCATCCGCGGCGAGCTCGAGAAGCTGACCGGCAAGCAGGTCCAGCTCAACATCCTCGAGGTCAAGCAGCCCGAGATCGACGCTCAGCTGGTCGCCCAGGGAGTCGCCGAGCAGCTCGCAGGTCGCGTGCAGTTCCGTCGCGCCATGCGCAAGGCCATGCAGACCTCGATGCGCTCCGGTGCCAAGGGCATCCGGATCCAGTGCTCGGGTCGTCTCAACGGCGCCGAGATGTCGCGCACGGAGTTCTACCGCGAGGGCCGCGTGCCCCTGCACACGCTCCGCGCCGACATCGACTACGGCTTCTACGAGGCCAAGACCACCTTCGGCCGCATCGGCGTGAAGGTCTGGATCTACAAGGGCGAGGTCGCCGGCACCCGTGCCGAGCGCCAGGCCCAGCAGGCCGCCCGCGCCGGTGCCCCCGGTCGCGGCGGTCGTCCCAACACCCGTGGCGGCGAGCGCCCGAGCCGTGGTTCGCGCGGCGACCGCGCCCCTCGCGCCGAGTCGAGCGAGGCTCCGGCCGAGGCCGCTCCCAACGCCGGATCGGAGGCCTGA
- the rplP gene encoding 50S ribosomal protein L16, whose protein sequence is MLMPRRVKHRKQHHPKRTGAAKGGTSLAFGEFGIQAIEGHYVTNRQIESARIAMTRHIKRGGKVWINIYPDRPLTKKPAETRMGSGKGSPEWWVANVKPGRVMFELSGVDETVAREAMRRAMHKLPMKCRFISREAGEF, encoded by the coding sequence ATGCTGATGCCCCGTCGCGTCAAGCACCGCAAGCAGCACCACCCCAAGCGCACCGGCGCTGCCAAGGGCGGCACGTCGCTCGCCTTCGGTGAGTTCGGCATCCAGGCGATCGAGGGTCACTACGTGACCAACCGACAGATCGAGTCGGCCCGTATCGCCATGACCCGCCACATCAAGCGTGGCGGCAAGGTCTGGATCAACATCTACCCGGACCGTCCGCTGACCAAGAAGCCGGCCGAGACCCGCATGGGTTCCGGCAAGGGTTCCCCCGAGTGGTGGGTTGCCAACGTCAAGCCCGGCCGCGTCATGTTCGAACTCTCCGGCGTGGACGAGACCGTCGCCCGCGAGGCCATGCGCCGCGCGATGCACAAGCTCCCCATGAAGTGCCGGTTCATCTCCCGTGAGGCCGGTGAATTCTGA
- the rpmC gene encoding 50S ribosomal protein L29: protein MATKLNAHELDELDATELEAKLREAKEELFNLRFQAATGQLDSHGRLRVVKKDIARIYTVVRERELGIRTAPGTNEEAKA, encoded by the coding sequence ATGGCTACCAAGCTGAACGCCCACGAGCTCGACGAGCTCGACGCCACCGAGCTGGAGGCGAAGCTGCGCGAGGCCAAGGAGGAGCTGTTCAACCTCCGCTTCCAGGCGGCCACCGGCCAGCTGGACAGCCACGGCCGGCTCCGCGTGGTCAAGAAGGACATCGCCCGCATCTACACCGTGGTCCGCGAGCGCGAGCTCGGCATCCGCACCGCGCCGGGCACCAACGAAGAGGCGAAGGCATGA
- the rpsQ gene encoding 30S ribosomal protein S17, producing MSENVVERNQRKVREGLVVSDKMDKTIVVAVEDRVKHALYGKVLRKTSRLKAHDETNQCGIGDRVLIMETRPLSATKRWRLVEVLEKAK from the coding sequence ATGAGCGAGAACGTAGTTGAGCGCAACCAGCGCAAGGTCCGCGAGGGCCTGGTCGTGAGCGACAAGATGGACAAGACCATCGTCGTCGCTGTCGAGGACCGCGTGAAGCACGCGCTCTACGGCAAGGTCCTGCGCAAGACGTCGCGCCTGAAGGCCCACGACGAGACCAACCAGTGCGGCATCGGCGACCGGGTCCTCATCATGGAGACCCGTCCGCTGTCGGCCACCAAGCGCTGGCGCCTCGTCGAGGTGCTCGAAAAGGCCAAGTGA
- the rplN gene encoding 50S ribosomal protein L14: protein MIQQESRLKVADNTGAKEILCIRVLGGSGRRYAGIGDVIVATVKDAIPGGNVKKGDVVKAVIVRTVKERRRADGSYIRFDENAAVILKNDGEPRGTRIFGPVGRELREKRFMKIISLAPEVL, encoded by the coding sequence ATGATCCAGCAGGAGTCGCGACTCAAGGTCGCCGACAACACCGGTGCGAAGGAGATCCTCTGCATCCGTGTTCTCGGTGGCTCTGGCCGTCGCTACGCCGGCATCGGTGACGTCATCGTCGCCACCGTCAAGGACGCGATCCCCGGTGGCAACGTCAAGAAGGGCGACGTCGTCAAGGCCGTCATCGTGCGCACCGTCAAGGAGCGTCGCCGCGCCGACGGTTCCTACATCCGCTTCGACGAGAACGCCGCCGTCATCCTCAAGAACGACGGCGAGCCCCGTGGCACGCGCATCTTCGGCCCCGTCGGCCGCGAGCTGCGCGAGAAGCGCTTCATGAAGATCATCTCGCTCGCCCCCGAGGTGCTGTGA
- the rplX gene encoding 50S ribosomal protein L24, with protein sequence MNIKKGDTVKVIAGKDKGAQGKVISVLREEDRVIVEGVNLVKRHTKSVQQTNTTGGIITREAPIHVSNVMLVEGDGVTRIGFRRDEVTKRRPDGSTYSATRSVRVSRKTGKEI encoded by the coding sequence ATGAACATCAAGAAGGGCGACACCGTCAAGGTGATCGCTGGCAAGGACAAGGGTGCCCAGGGCAAGGTCATCTCGGTCCTCCGCGAGGAGGACCGCGTGATCGTCGAGGGCGTCAACCTCGTCAAGCGCCACACCAAGTCGGTTCAGCAGACCAACACCACCGGCGGCATCATCACGCGTGAGGCGCCGATCCACGTCTCCAACGTGATGCTGGTCGAGGGTGACGGCGTCACCCGCATCGGCTTCCGCCGCGACGAGGTCACCAAGCGTCGCCCCGACGGGTCGACCTACAGCGCCACCCGCTCGGTCCGCGTGTCCCGCAAGACCGGCAAGGAGATCTGA